The region GAGATTAAGCATGCTGACAGTGGTTGGTATCCGGTTTAAAAAAGCCGGAAAGATATACTATTTTGATCCGGGTGACATTGATATTGCTGCAGGCGAGTGCGCCATTGTTGAGACTGCCAGGGGATTGGAGTTTGGCGATGTTGTTATCGGGCCGCGCCAGGTGGAAGACAGCCAAATTGTCGCTCCGTTAAAGCCGGTACTTAGAAAAGCAACGCCTGAAGATGAGGAAAAGGTCAAAGACAACCGGAAGAAAGAAAAAGAAGCTTTTAAAATTTGTGAACAAAAAATACAGGCTCATGGTTTGCCCATGAATCTTGTTGATGTTGAATACACATTTGATGTGAACAAAATCATATTTTACTTTACCGCCGAAGGGCGTATCGATTTTCGCGAGTTGGTTAAAGATCTGGCCAGTGTGTTTCGTACCCGCATTGAGCTTCGGCAAATCGGCGTGCGGGATGAGGCTAAGCTCATGAACGGTATTGGCTGTTGCGGCCGGTCGCTTTGCTGCGCGACCTTTCTCGGCGATTTTGAACCGGTGTCCATCCGGATGGCTAAGGACCAGAACCTGTCACTTAACCCGACTAAAATTTCCGGTATCTGCGGGCGGTTGATGTGCTGCCTGAAATATGAAAGTGACTGCTATGGCGGCTGCTGTGCCAAAAAGGTCCCCCCGCCAACAGTGGGCAGGGAAGTAGTTACTGTTGAGGGGGAAGGACGGGTAATGTCAGTGAATCAGCAAAAACGGACAGCCACGGTCAGTCTGGCTGAAGGCAAGATGCTGGTTATTCCTTGGGACGAATTAGTGGAAAAAGAATAATGGACGTGCCGGAAGTTGAGTTAAAATCCGGTGAACGGATTGATGATCTTGTTATTAATAACCTAAAGCTTATTCAGCATCCGGACGAATTTTGCTTTTCTCTGGATGCTGTTCTCTTGGCGCATTTTGCCGGTATACGGCCAGGCGGTGCCGCCGTCGACCTAGGCGCCGGAACAGGTGTTATCGGATTACTCCTCTTGGCGCGGGGGGCAGCCACCGTTACCGGAGTTGAGATAAGCCCGTCTATGGCTGATATGGCTAGACGGAGTGCCTGTCTTAACGGTCTGGCTGAGCGGCTTAGCATTATCAATGGTGATATGCGCCGGATTAAAGAATTTTTGCCTGGCGGCTGCTGGGAATTGGTGGTTTCCAATCCGCCTTATCGTCCGGTAGGCGGTGGCTATATCAGTCCCAATGACCGGGTAGCCATGGCGCGGCATGAAGTAACGGCCAATTTGACTGACGTTGTAGCGGCCGCAAAGTATCTTGTTAAATACCGCGGCAGGTTTGCCATGGTGCATTTGCCTGAGCGGCTGGCTGAAATTACGCAAGCCTTGTGTGCGGCCGGCATTGAACCTAAACGGCTGCAGCTCGTGTATCCGGCGCCGGGTAAGAAGCCTAATATGCTGCTTATTGAAGGAATCCGCGGCGCCAGGCCGGGGCTTGATGTATTGCCGCCTTTAATTGTATATAATACTGAAGGGAGCTACAGTGAAGATATTAGGAAGCTCTACAGGCAGGGCAGGTGATTTGTTTGACTAAGCCAGGTACACTTTATCTGTGCCCCACGCCGCTCGGCAATCTGGAAGATATGACTTTCCGGGCTGTACGGGTGCTAAAAGAAGCGGCGGCTATTGCCGCCGAGGATACCAGACATACTCTAAAGCTGTTAAATCATTTTGATATTCACTTGCCGCTCATAAGCTATCATGAACACAATAAGGCCGAACGCGGGCCGGAGATTATTGAACGACTGCTAAAAGGTGAAACCATCGCGTTGGTAAGTGACGCCGGGATGCCGGGCATATCTGACCCAGGTGTTGATTTGGTGCGTTTGGCGGTAGAAAACGGCGTGCCGGTGGTGCCGCTGCCCGGTCCTAACGCCGCGTTAACTGCGCTGGTAGCATCAGGACTTGATACTACCATGTTTACCTTTGTCGGTTTCTTGCCTAAGACCAATAAACACCGCCGGGAGTTGTTGGCTAAGCTAACCAGACATCCGTATACCATGGTGTTCTATGAAGCGCCGCACCGGCTGCGCGCCACACTGGATGAACTTTATGCGGTATTTGGTGACCGTCAAGCTGTAGCCGCCCGGGAGCTTACTAAGAAGTTCGAAGAGTTTATCCGGGGCAGTCTGGCAAGTATCATTCAACACTTTGCCGCAAACCAGACTCGCGGAGAATTCACCCTGGTAGTGGCCGGCAATCCGGAGGGCGAAGAACTGAGGGAGGTTCCGGACGCATTGGCCGGGCTGGATGTGGTACAGGCTGTCAGTCAGCTTATGAGCCGGGGAATTAATAAAAAAGACGCCATCCGTGAGGTGGCGTCCCATAGAGGTTTACCGAAACGTCTGGTTTATCAGGCTGTACTCAATATGCCTGAATAGTTTACACAGCCTTTTGACTCATAGATTCCAGACACTCTTTGCAGACATTTTTGCCTTTGAAGTTGGTGACATCGGCAGCGTTACCACAGAATACACAAGCTGGCTCATATTTCCGGAGAATGATACGGTCGCTGTCTACATAAATTTCAAGAGCATCCTTTTCCTCAATGTCAAGAGTGCGGCGCAATTCGATAGGAATTACCACTCTGCCTAGTTCGTCAACTTTGCGTACAATACCGGTTGATTTCATTTTCTTTTTCCCCTTTCACTCTTCTTCAATAAAATTAAATAATCAATCAATCAACAAGATTCGACAAAACCTGCTCAACTAAATAATACCAAATATTACAAAGCTTGTCAATCTAAAAATTTCCAAATGGCAAAATATTTTCGGATTACGCCATTTTGCAGTG is a window of Sporomusaceae bacterium ACPt DNA encoding:
- the yfiC gene encoding tRNA1(Val) (adenine(37)-N6)-methyltransferase, giving the protein MDVPEVELKSGERIDDLVINNLKLIQHPDEFCFSLDAVLLAHFAGIRPGGAAVDLGAGTGVIGLLLLARGAATVTGVEISPSMADMARRSACLNGLAERLSIINGDMRRIKEFLPGGCWELVVSNPPYRPVGGGYISPNDRVAMARHEVTANLTDVVAAAKYLVKYRGRFAMVHLPERLAEITQALCAAGIEPKRLQLVYPAPGKKPNMLLIEGIRGARPGLDVLPPLIVYNTEGSYSEDIRKLYRQGR
- the rsmI gene encoding Ribosomal RNA small subunit methyltransferase I, whose amino-acid sequence is MICLTKPGTLYLCPTPLGNLEDMTFRAVRVLKEAAAIAAEDTRHTLKLLNHFDIHLPLISYHEHNKAERGPEIIERLLKGETIALVSDAGMPGISDPGVDLVRLAVENGVPVVPLPGPNAALTALVASGLDTTMFTFVGFLPKTNKHRRELLAKLTRHPYTMVFYEAPHRLRATLDELYAVFGDRQAVAARELTKKFEEFIRGSLASIIQHFAANQTRGEFTLVVAGNPEGEELREVPDALAGLDVVQAVSQLMSRGINKKDAIREVASHRGLPKRLVYQAVLNMPE